The genome window TCAGTTGCCTGTACGCAATCTGATCCCAGTCTCTGATATGCGTTCACAAACCTTTGAAGCCCGCATCAAAGTACCGGAGCAGTTACTGGCTAACTTCCAGGTCGGTCAGTTAGTCTCTGTCGCTGTGCCTACTGCGATAGCCCGTCAACAGCTGTTAGTGCCACGGGATGCAGTCGTAGTCAAAAGTGAAGGCCAGTTTGTGTTTGTGGTTGATAGCGAACAAAAAGCTCAGCAAAAGGCCGTGGTCTTAGGTCAGGGCATGGGGAAGTTGATCGCTGTGGATGCGGAGTTGTCAGCGGGTGAACAAATCGTGATCCGTGGCGGCGACACCTTAACTCAAGGCGATAAAGTGAAGGTGCTGACCGACAAAGAGTTCCCTGTAAAAACTTAAGGCGTTTTGGCTGGCGCTTTATCTTGCCATGCCGCAGTGCCCCAGAGTGGCACGCTGGTCAGCGAATGTTTGTAGCTGCCGGTGCTTTCTTTGGTGGAGTAAGACAAATACAACAAGGTCTGGCTACTGTTGTCCAGAATGCGGCGAATTTTTAAGTGCTTAAATAAAATGCTTTTTGAGGTGCTGAAAATCACTTCGCCGTTTTTGGATTTATCAATGTCCTGCAGCATGCTTTGGGTGATTTCACCGGTCTGGCGGCAAGCGATCGACATATCCGATGGATCAGCAAAATCCAGATTGGCTTCAACATGGCTGATATGACAAGTCACACCTGGAATTTTGGGGTCGTTAAAGGTCTGAATTTTAATGTCTTTGGTGGTGAATAAACCTAAGCTGACATCCGCTACTTCTTTTTCAGAACAAGCCGCAAGGCCAAGAGCGGTCAAAACCAAAAGCCATTTTTTCATTGTTCATCATCCTTTTAATTTATGAATACCCAAAGCTCACATAGATCCACAAGAAAAAACGGAGTCTTGCGACTCCGTTTTTTTGTTTAGTGTCCGGCGTGGCCGTCTAAACCATGCACATGGCCATGGGCCAATTCTTCATCTGTTGCATCGCGGACTAAAATCACTTCCACATTAAAGGTCAGGTCAATGCCTGACAGTGGGTGATTACCGTCTACGACCACTTCGTCTTCTGTCACGTCTAACACAATTACAGATTGCTCACGGCCGTCCGGGCCTGCAGCGCGGAAACGCATGCCAACCTGTACATCCATGCCTTCGAATAAATTACGTGGTACCGCCTGAGTTAATTCATCATGACGATCACCATAGGCTTCTGCCGCTGGTACTTCTGCTGTGAACTTGTCGCCCACAGTTTTACCTAATAAAGCCTGCTCTAAACCGTGAATCAAGGCGCCTGTACCAAAAATAAACACCAGCGGTTCTCCGCCAGCTGAACTATCTAATTCGTTGCCTGCTTTATCTGCCACAGTGTAATGAATGGCGACTACTTTTTCTGCTTGTATGCTCATGCAAACCTCAGTTACGCGAGTGAATAGGGCAAAGGTGATATAACTACAACCGATGCATCCGGAGTTGCTAATCGCAGTGGATCAGCTGGGTTAATATCGTTCGGTAACACCGCCAACACCCAAAGTTGCCCCTGAATATTCACCGCATTAATGACCTGGCCAACCCGACGCCAGTTTTCCGACCATTGTACTTCAATATCTGTGCCGCTGGCCGGAGTTTCCTCAGTTTGACTTTTGAGGATATAAGCAGCTCTTTTATTTTTACCCAGATATTTCATTCGGGCCACAGTTTCCTGGCCTATATAACAACCTTTGGTAAAACTAATGGCGTCGATACTTTGCAAATTCAGCATCTGTGGCACGTATTCGCCAATCACAGCCTGCTCTAAATAGGAAAAACCTTGCTGAATATGCTGTGCTAACCACAAAGTTGGAGCTGCAAGACTGCTGGATTGTTCCGCTAATAATTGCCTTGCATGGGCAAAATCCAACACTAACAAATAATGATCGTCAGCTAAACGCAGCAATTTACCGCCAGCTACAGAGCTTAACTGGCCGGCAGCGACAGGCTGGGTGTAACCCAATTTCTCCAGTAAAGCCGCTGTGCCAGTACCACTGATACCTAAAATAGCCAGGCTGTCATGGCCAGCTTCAAAGCTGACTTTAGAAAACACACCAAACTTTTTCAGTTGAGTGGCTGAGGCCTGCAGTTCGTCACGAAAGCCTATGTACCACAAGGCTTCGCCATCGGCACATAGATGAAACTGGGCCCACATTTTGCCTTTGGCATCACAATGAGCGCCACGCAGGAAGTTTTCGGCTGTCAAAGTGTTTAAATCCGCAGTGACCTGACCCTGCAGGTATTTACGGTTATCCGGCCCTGCAATAATCAGGCTTTCAAAGCCCGGCAGCGGACTGATAAAGGCGCCTTGCACTGAAGTCGATAAAGAAGCGAGTTGATCTGCACTGATCCAGGATGCTTGCATAAGGGTAAGTCTCTTAGAATACTAAGTCGATCATTGGGGGATTTAGCCAAAAGCTCAACCCCTGTATGGTTTTTTTGTTAGAATCCGGCTATTACCAACAAAAGGAAAGCTGTAATGAAAGAATTAATGGGTAAACCCCGCCTGCGTTGGGCTTGTCGTCGTGGCATGTTGGAACTGGACGTTTTGCTAGCCCCTTTTGTTGAAGAAGGCTACGACGCTTTAACAGATACACAAAAATACACTTTTGAAGCCTTGTTAGCTTGTGATGACCCGGATTTATTCGCCTGGTTTATGGGACATGGCAAATCCACAGATCCAGAGCTGCAGGCTATGGTGAATATCATTGTTAACAGAGTACGGGTATAACCTTAGTTTTGTGCCATCCCGCATGCGCCGGATTGTGTATCTGGCGCAAAGCTTATTCATTCTGCTTATTTTTCTGCTGCAACCTTTTTATGCCCTATGGTGGCTGGTGCTTTGGCCCTGGTTGTTTTTCTGTTTTTATCAACTGTTACGGCAATGGCAAGAACCCGTCAAAGCGCGACTGCTGTTTTTAAGTGAAAAGGGCGAGCTGAAATGGTGGCAGGACGAACTGCCAGCAGGGCAGTTATCGGCAGAGTCTTTAGTATCTCAGTTCGGGATTTGGTTACGCTGGCAGGACACTGAACAGCGGCCACAGCAATTATGGCTGTACAGAGATAACTTATCGGAAGAAAATTTTCGCAGTCTGGCACGGGTATGCCAGAGCGTAAAATGGCAACAACAAGCCGGCTCAGCGAACCGGCGTTAAAATGGTAGGTGTTGGTTCTGCTAACTGATCCGGATAATCCAGATTGTAATGCAGGCCACGACTTTCTTTACGTGCCATAGCACTACGGATAATCAGCTCAGCCACCATAGTTAAATTACGCAACTCCAACAGGTTATTACTGACGCGGAAATTACGGTAATAATCCTGAATTTCGCGCTGCAACAGCTCTACTCGGTGTAACGCCCGCTCTAAACGTTTTTCAGTGCGGACTATGCCGACATAATCCCACATAAAAAGTCGTAATTCGTGCCAGTTGTGAGTAATCACTACCTCTTCATCAGAGTCAATGACGCGGCTTTCGTCCCAGCAAGGCAGTTCAGTCACTAAGCGGGTGGATTCCAGTTGCTGTTTAATATGCCGGGCTGCCGCCTGGGCAAATACCACACATTCGAGTAAGGAATTACTGGCCATGCGGTTAGCGCCATGCAAGCCCGTATAGGCCACTTCACCTACAGCATACAGATTATCAATATCGGTCTGGCCATTGAGGTTCGTCATGACGCCACCACAAGTGTAATGCGCAGCCGGAACCACAGGGATAGGTTGTTTGGTAATGTCGATACCGACGCTTAAACACTTGGCGTAAATAGTCGGGAAATGCTCAATGATAAAGTCTTTTGGCTTGTGGCTGATATCCAGATACACACAATGTGCGCCCAACTTTTTCATTTCATAGTCGATAGCCCTGGCGACTATGTCGCGTGGTGCTAATTCGGCTCTTTCATCAAAATCCGGCATAAAACGACTACCATCCGGCCGTTTTAAGTAGGCACCTTCACCACGCATAGCTTCAGTGATCAAGTAATTTTGTGCTTCAGGGTGATACAAACTGGTGGGGTGGAACTGATTAAATTCCATATTGGCTACGCTGCAACCGGCACGCCAGGCCATAGCTATACCATCACCGCTGGCTACATCAGGATTGCTGGTGTACAGATACACTTTACTGGCGCCGCCTGTTGCCAGCGCAATACATTTAGCGCCTATCACTTCTACATGTTCTTCGTCACGGTTCCAGACATAAGCGCCGTGGCACTTTTGCTCAGCTAAACCTAATTTGCTGGAGGTGATTAAATCTATAGCGTTGTAATTTTCCAGCAACTGAATATTCGGATGGCCTTTGACTTGCTCAACCAGTGTGATTTGCACAGCGCGACCTGTGGCATCTGCTGCGTGCAAAATACGTCTGTGGCTGTGGCCGCCTTCGCGGGTCAGGTGGTATTTCAGTACGCCATCTTCGTCTTTGTACTGATCAAAAGGCACGCCCTGGGCTATTAACCATTCCATCGCATCTTTGGCGTGTTCAGCAGTAAATTGCACTGCGGCTTCTTCACACAAACCAGCGCCAGCTATTAAGGTGTCGTCCACATGAGAGGCAATACTGTCGTTTTCATCAAAAACAGCAGCTATGCCACCCTGAGCATATAAGGTAGAGCCTTCACGTAAAGGGCCCTTACTCAGCACTATCACTTTAGCGTTGTCGGCCAGATGCAAAGCCAGCGATAAACCTGCAGCGCCGCTGCCGATAATTAATACGTCACAAAGATGTTTTTTTTGTTGTTGCATGGGATACACTTATTCAGTCAAAAACACATAAATGTCTGTAATTTGGGTCTTTATACGCTACTTTTCGGCAACTGGCCGTATCAGAAACGGCAAATTGTAACTTTTTTTACTTATTCCAAGAACTATTCATATAGCTTCCAGTCATAAGGGTACGCTTGACGAGCGCCAGTTGCAAAAAGAAAGTAGTATTTAGCATTAGGGGAAAGGCTCGGATGAGCGAGCAAGAATTGGATTGGCAGATTGTCCAGCGGGTACAACAAGGGGATAAAGCAGCCTTTAATGTGTTGGTAAAAAAATACCAGCATCGGATTGCGAACTTAATCTCACGTTATGTCTCTAACCATGGCGATGTGGCGGATGTAGCTCAGGAAGCCTTTATTAAAGCTTACCGTGCTATTCCCGGTTTTCGTGGCGAGAGTGCATTTTACACCTGGTTGTACCGTATAGCTGTGAACAGCGCTAAAAATTACCTGGTAGCGACAGGACGCAAACCACCATCTACTGACGTAGATGCGGACGATGCCGAGTTTTATGACGGCAGCGATGCGTTAAAAGAGCAGGACTCTCCGGAAAAACTATTGTTATCCGAAGAAATCCGGCACGTAGTGTTCGATACCATTGAAAAGTTGCCAGACGAATTACGTACAGCTATAACTTTGCGTGAATTGGATGGTTTGAGTTACGAAGAGATTGCGGAAGTGATGGGTTGTCCTATAGGGACAGTCAGAAGCAGGATTTTCCGTGCACGTGAAGCTATTGATGCGCAGTTGAAACCGCTCATTAGTTGAACCTCTACTAAACAGGAATCGGTATGTTGTCAGAAAAATCAGATTGGCTCTCGGCTGCTAGTGATAACCAAGCAATTAGCCCTGAACAATTAGACAGTTTACTGCAGGACGCTGAATTACAGCAGAGCTTCGCGCGTTATCATTTGATTGGCGCTGCCATTCGTAATGAATTGCCGGCTCAGCTGGATATGCAGTTTGCAGATAACTTTGCCAGCCTGTTAGATCAGGAACCTGCTTATCAGTTAGAAAGCAACCCACTAGTTCACAGACAAGATACGCCAGTGTCGTTCTGGAAAAAACTGGGTGAAGCTGCCAATACCGGTTGGTTTAAAACTGGCTTTCAGGGCACTGTAGCCGCCAGCGTGGCATTAATTGCTGTGTTAGGTGTTCAGCAGTTCCAGGGCGCTGGTCAGGATGCAGACCTGAACTCACCTTTACCTGTGTTACAAACTCAGCCAGTGGCTGGTTTTGCTACGCCAGTTAGCTTGAGCCAAACCTCAGTGGATTCCCGTTTTGAACAGGAACAACGTCAGGCTATGCTGGAACAACAAAAACGTTTGCAGCAATTGTTGCAGGCACATCGTCAGCAAATCAGAGTCATGGATACTGCGCAGCAGAACATTCCGGAAACTCCAGCTGAGAAACCAAGACAAGAGCAATAAATATGGGTTGGAAAGGCTTAAGTAGTGCCTTGATCATCTTGTTTTACTCCAACCTGAGCTTCGCTGAAGTCTCGGGTTGGGAGTGGTTTGAGCGTAGTCAAAGCTCAGTTCGTCAATTCAATTTCGAAGCCTCCTTTGTTGTCATCAAACCTAATCAGGTAGACAGTTACCGTTGGGTGCACGGTGTACAAAATGATACCGAGATAGAACAGCTGATGCCGCTGGAACAAAGTGGTGTTGAAATTCTGCGTCGTGATCATATGGTGTATTACATCGCACCTGAGAAAACACCGCTGGCGACCAATAGCAGTACTATCAAAGAATTGCCTGCCTTGTTGTATCGCGATATCGAGTCTATCAAAGCGCTGTATGACGCAGTGCCTGGTGGTGCAACACAATTATCTGGCCGTTCCGCCCAATTATTGCGGTTAACACCGCTACAAAATGGCAGACCAGGTTATTGGTTATGGTTAGACAGCCAAACTGGTTTTCCGCTCAAAATAGATACTTTAACGGTGCAAAACGAGGTGTTAGAACGTTGGGTTGTTACTCATATTCTGCCGCATTCTGCATTACCTGAAACTTTGAATGTGGCGGCTAATGCCGAATTACCTGCTGTTGCTGAGTCAATGCCAACCACAGCTTTGCCCGAAAGTCCGCTGGAATTGTCCTGGTTACCTGAAGGTTATCAGCAAGTTGCGGTGACCGCTGCTATGGTTCCTCAACAGGTACTGGAACAATGGTTGTTGTCCGATGGCTTGCATCAGGTATCTGTGTTTGTGCAACCTAGCGCAAGTCTGCCTGCTCAGGCTTTCCGGGATGGCGCGACGACTATTTTCGTGATGCCAAAAAACCAGTTTGATGTGACAGTAATTGGCCCTGTGTCTATTGAAAATGCCAGGCAAATTGCCGAGTCGGTGCGTTAAATGATCGAAGAAATTGCCACTGTGATGAAAAGCCAGACCGACGGTGTCTGGCTAAAAACTCAAAGTGTCAGCAGCTGTAATGCCTGTCAGGCCAATAACGACTGTGGCACTGGTGTAGTGGCTAAAGCTTTAACTCCGCGTGAAAACCTGTTTTTTGTCAAAAGTCCATTGCAGTTATTGGAAGGACAAAAAGTGAAAATAGCCGTGAGCGAACAACATCTGTTGTCTGCTGCGGCTTTATTGTACTTACTGCCGTTGTTTTGCCTTATTGCTGTGGCTGCTTTGCTTAGCCGATTACAACTGGCGGAAAGTGCCATAGTGCTTGGGTCTTTAACTGCTTTGCTAGCTGGTTTTGGTGTCGCCCGATTTTTCAGTGGCCCGGCGGCTCAACAAGAACAAATAGAAATCCTCGCTGTATTACCAGAACTGGCCGTGCAACATATCCGTATTACAGATTAATACTCCGCTGAAATCCGCCGTAACATCTGAACACATAGCAACCAATGCAGAGATCGAGTACAATTCGCGGCAAATTTATCTGAATCAACTTTGGTGTTCGCCCGGTTTGTGACCATAAGGGTCAGAGTGGGGCCACCTGATAGCAGCTTTAGCGGAAAAAATGCCAAAAATTACTCATATTCGTAACTTTTCAGTCATAGCCCACATCGACCACGGCAAATCTACGCTGTCTGATCGTCTGATCCAATTTTGTGGTGGCCTAACCGATCGTGAAATGCAGGCGCAGGTTTTAGATTCAATGGATCTGGAACGTGAGCGTGGCATCACCATTAAAGCCCAAAGCGTTACCTTGCATTACAAAGCCAAAGATGGCGAAACTTACCAGCTTAACTTTATCGATACGCCAGGCCACGTTGACTTTACCTATGAAGTCAGCCGTTCTTTGGCCGCCTGTGAAGGTGCTTTATTAGTGGTTGATGCCGGTCAGGGTGTAGAAGCTCAGACCGTAGCCAACTGCTACACAGCGCTGGAAATGAACCTCGAAGTTTTGCCAATTCTGAACAAAATCGACTTACCACAAGCTGACCCGGACCGCGTTGCCGAAGAAATTGAAGACATTATCGGTATCGAAGCCATAGGTGCTGTGCAGTGTTCTGCCAAAACCGGTTTAGGTATTGAAGATGTACTGGAGACTATAGTCGCCAATATTCCTTGCCCTGAAGGTGATGTGGATGGTCCTACTCAGGCCTTAATCATCGATTCCTGGTTTGACCCGTATCAGGGCGTAGTGTCACTGGTTCGTGTGAAACACGGCAAAATCCAGTTAAAAGACAAAATCAAAGTGATGTCGACCGGTATGGTGTACGAAGTCGATAAAGTCGGTGTCTTTACCCCTAAAGCCAACAACACAGGTATTTTAAGTACAGGTGAAGTAGGTTTTGTGATCTGCGGCATTAAGGAAATTAAAGGCGCGCCGGTGGGCGATACTTTAACTTTATCTAAAAACTCAGCCACTGAGCCATTACCAGGCTTTAAGCGTATTAAACCTCAGGTGTATGCCGGTGTATTCCCAGTATCTTCAGACGATTACGAAGATTTCCGTGATGCGTTGGAAAAACTCAGCTTAAACGACTCTTCACTGTTTTATGAACCAGAGAGCTCAGGCGCTTTAGGTTTTGGTTTCCGTATTGGTTTCCTTGGTATGTTACATATGGAAATCATTCAGGAACGTTTAGAGCGTGAATACGATCTGGATTTAATCACCACAGCTCCTACCGTAGTGTACGAAGTCATCACCAAAAATGGTGAGACAGTGATGGTGGATAACCCAAGTGCATTACCGCCAGTGGGCAATATTGATGAAATTCGTGAGCCAATAGTTGAAGCTCATATTCTGGTACCACAGGAATACTTAGGTAACGTGATTAACCTTTGTATTGAGAAACGTGGTGTACAGATGAACATGACCTACCACGGCCGTCAGGTTGCGGTGGTGTATGAACTGCCAATGGCAGAAGTAGTGATGGATTTCTTCGACCGCTTAAAGTCTACCAGCCGCGGTTATGCGTCGCTGGATTATGCTTTTAAACGTTTCCAGACTTCTGAAATGTCACGGGTTGATATTCTGATCAACGGTGAGCGGGTAGACGCTTTAGCAATTATCAGCCACAAAGACTTTGCACAAGGCCGTGGCCGTGAGTTGGCTGAGAAACTGAAAGAGCTGATCCCTCGTCAGATGTTTGATATTGCCATTCAGGCTGCTATTGGCGCACACGTGATTGCCCGAACTACGGTCAAGCAATTACGTAAAAACGTATTAGCCAAATGTTATGGCGGCGACATCAGCCGGAAGAAAAAGCTGTTGCAGAAGCAGAAAGACGGTAAAAAACGTATGAAGCAGGTAGGTAATGTGGAAGTTCCACAGGAAGCCTTCCTTGCCATTCTTAAAGTCGGTAAATAACAACAAGGGTAGTTATGGCAGGTTATTTTGCAATTTTCCTCGTAGTATTGACCTTAGCCAGTGGTTTAATCTGGTTGATCGACATACTGGTTTTTGCACCAAAACGTAAAGTTAAAGTTGCGACTGCTCAGGCTGCCGCAGCCGGTGGCCTGCCGTTACATGCTATTGAGCAACTGGAAAAACCCTCTTATCTGGCAGAAACGGCCAAAGAGATTTTCCCGTTGATTCTGGCTATCACCATTATCCGTTCGTTTTTATACGAGCCGTTCCAGATCCCATCAGGGTCGATGATGCCAACTTTATTGGTTGGTGATTTTATTCTGGTGGAGAAGTTTTCGTACGATGTGAAAGATCCGGTATGGCGTAAGCCGCTGATCACCACAGGTCGTCCAGAACGCGGCGACGTGATCGTATTTAAATATCCGGAGCAGCCAACGATCGACTTTATCAAGCGTACCGTGGGTTTGCCTGGTGACCGTATTGTTTACAAAAACAAGCAGCTGTTTATTCAGCCTGCTTGTACTGCCGCAGATAAAAGCACTTGTCCTGGTCTAAAGGCCGTACCTTTGACATTGCAGGCGGAAGGCGAGTTTATGGATGGCGAATTGCCCACCAAACGTTATTCAGAGCAATTTGGCGAGCATAAACACGACATACTGCAGCATCCATTTAAGTCAGAACAACTGATGAACTACTACAAGCAGCCAGGTACCGCTATTGAAGAGTTTATCGTACCTGAAGGCCACTATTTTGCTTTAGGTGATAACCGTGACAATAGCCGTGATAGCCGTTTCTGGGGTTTTGTACCTGAAGAAAATCTGGTCGGTAAAGCGGTATTTATCTGGATGAGTTTTGAATTTAGTGACGACCCGGACAACTGGTTGCCTGCATGGGTGCCGGTCGGAGTTCGTTTTGAACGTTTAGGCAAAATTAATTAATGCAAAAACCTGTCAGCGGCCTGATGAAAAAGCTGGGTTACCAGTTTCAGCAGGTCGCGCTACTCGAACAAGCCCTGACTCACCGCAGTTGCAAAGGTGAACATAATGAGCGGCTGGAATTTTTAGGCGATGCCCTGCTCAGCATGGTGATTGCTGAAGCTCTGTATCTGCATTTTCCTAAAGCCCGCGAAGGCGATTTAACCCGCATGCGTTCTTCTTTGGTGAAGGGCGTGACTTTGGCTGAAATAGCCAAAGAACTGGAACTGGCTGAATTTTTACGGCTTGGCCCTGGTGAAATGAAAAGCGGTGGCTTACGCCGTGAATCTATTCAGGCCGACGCTGTTGAAGCCATTTTAGGTGCTATCTTCTTAGATGCTGGTATTGAAGCCTGTAAAGAGCGGATTCTAAGCTGGTACGGCAGCCGTCTAACCGGCATCCAGCCTGGTGTACAAAAAGACAGTAAAACCCAGCTGCAGGAATACCTGCAGGGCCGTCGTTTACCTTTGCCTTTGTATGAAGTGATCGATACTCAAGGCGACGACCACGATCAGGTGTTTACTGTGCGTTGTACTGTGCAGGGCAGAGCGCCTGTTATCGCGTCTGGTAATTCCAGACGTAAAGCTGAACAGGATTCAGCACGGATTTTGTTGGAACAAGTTAAAAATGACCTCTGAAACTTTTGCCGGACTGGTTGCTATAGTTGGCCGTCCGAACGTGGGTAAATCCACTTTATTAAACCAGCTGGTGGGTCAGAAGGTCAGTATTACTTCGCGTAAACCCCAGACCACCCGTCACCGTATTGTCGGCATAGACACGCAGGATAATTACCAGACTGTGTATGTGGATACACCAGGTTTGCATATCGAAGAAAAGCGTGCCATTAACCGCCTGATGAACAAAGCTGCAGCCAGTACGATACTGGATGTAGAGCTGATTATTTTTGTGGTTGAAGGTACCCGCTGGACGGACGACGATCAAATGGTGTTAAACCGTCTGATCGCGGCAAAAAAGCCGGTGCTGTTAGTGGTGAATAAAGTCGACTTATACAAAGACAAAGAAGATTTACTGCCGCATTTACAGTGGCTTGGTAGTCAACTTGAGTTTCAGCAAATCATCCCTTTGTCTGCTGAAAAAGGTACTAATGTGCAGACGTTGCGTGAGTTGGTACAAAAACAATTACCTCCTTGTGAATTCTTCTTCCCGGAAGAATATGTCACTGACCGCAGCAGCCGTTTTATGGCGTCTGAAATAGTCCGGGAAAAGCTGATGCGTTTCCTTGGTGACGAATTGCCTTATGCAGTCACGGTTGAAATTGAACGCTTTAAATGGGAAGAAAAACACTACCATATCGCTGCTTTAGTTTTAGTTGAACGCGACACACAAAAGCAGATGGTGATAGGTAAAAAAGGCGAACGTATTAAAACCATCGCCACTGAAGCCCGTAAAGATATGGAAACCTTGTTTGAACAACCGGTATTTTTACAAGTCTGGGTCAAAGTGAAATCAGGTTGGGCCGATGACGAGCGTGCTTTGCGCAGCTTAGGTTACGGCGAAGACTAAAATGGACAATCGCAGCTGGCCAGCTTTTATTCTGCACAGCCGCGCTTTTAAGGAACAGCAGTTGTTATTGCAGCTGCTGGTGCCTGAACTGGGTCGGGTCAGTGCTGTGATCCGTAAATCCAGCAGTAAAAAACAACAACGATTGTCATTGCAACCTTTCCAGTTATTGCAGCTGGAACTGTTGGGCCGTTCTGAATTAAAAACTGTCAGTAAAGCTGAAGAAGCAGGCCCCGCCTTTTTGTTGCAAGGTGAAAAGCTGTTTGGCGCCATGTATTTAAACGAGCTGATTTGTCGTTTATGGCCGGAAAACGTTGGCTCGGATGCGTTATTTGAGTTGTATCAGCGAAGTTTACAGCAACTGCTCACTGAAGATCTTGAGCCTTGTTTACGGCAATTTGAATTTTCCCTGCTTACTGAATTAGGCCAGCCGGTGGACTGGGACTACGATTCAGAAGGTGAGGCTATGCAGGATGGCGCCTTATATCAGTGGTGGCCGGAGCAAGGCTGGCAAATCGCAGGCAAAGGCTGGAAAGGCGAAATTCTTAAAGCCATAGGCCAGCAGCAATGGCAGCAGGATGATGTATTAAGAGCCGCCAAGCAATTAAGCCGTTTATTATTAGCCCCTTTGCTTGGCAGCAAACCTTTAACCAGCAGAGCATTATTTCAACCGATCAGGAACTAGCTATGAGCGCCATTTATTTAGGTATCAATATCGATCACGTCGCCACTTTACGTCAGGCCCGTGGCACTTATTACCCTGAACCTGTGCATGCTGCATTATTGGCTGAGCAATTTGGCGCTGATGGCATTACTGTGCATTTACGAGAAGACCGCCGTCATATTCAGGACCGTGATTTATTTGTATTGCGTCAAACCATAGCCACCCGTTTAAATTTCGAAATGGCTGTGACTGAAGAAATGTTAGGTATTGCCGCTCAGCTTAAACCTGAATTCTGTTGTTTAGTGCCGGAAAAACGTCAGGAACTGACCACAGAAGGTGGTTTGGAAGTGGCAGGCCAGTTCGATAAAATTCAGGATGCTGTAGTACGTTTGCAGCAAGACAATATTTTAGTGTCCTTGTTTATCGACGCCGATGAAAAACAAATAGCAGCGGCAGCCAAAGCTGGTGCGCCTTTTATTGAAATTCACACCGGCCAGTATGCGGAAGCGACCGATCCGAAAAAGCAAAAGGCAGAGCTTGAGCGTATCACTGAAGCTGCTGCTTATGCGGCTTCATTGGGCTTAACCGTCAATGCCGGTCATGGCCTGCATTACCATAACGTGCAGCCTATAGCCGCTATTTCTCAGATGTACGAGCTGAATATTGGTCATGCTATTGTGGCCCGCGCCATTTTCTCGGGTTTAGGCCCTGCAGTAGCTGAAATGAAACGCCTGATGGTCGAGGCGCGCCGTTAATGGCCATTGTTGGTTTAGGCACCGACATTATTGAAATAGCGCGTATAGAGCAAAGCCTGACGCGCTCACCCCGTTTAGTACAACGGGTACTGACTGAATCTGAGCAGCAAATTTTAGCTGCTCATGGTCAGCCAGCCCGATATTTTG of Rheinheimera sp. MM224 contains these proteins:
- a CDS encoding MucB/RseB C-terminal domain-containing protein, coding for MGWKGLSSALIILFYSNLSFAEVSGWEWFERSQSSVRQFNFEASFVVIKPNQVDSYRWVHGVQNDTEIEQLMPLEQSGVEILRRDHMVYYIAPEKTPLATNSSTIKELPALLYRDIESIKALYDAVPGGATQLSGRSAQLLRLTPLQNGRPGYWLWLDSQTGFPLKIDTLTVQNEVLERWVVTHILPHSALPETLNVAANAELPAVAESMPTTALPESPLELSWLPEGYQQVAVTAAMVPQQVLEQWLLSDGLHQVSVFVQPSASLPAQAFRDGATTIFVMPKNQFDVTVIGPVSIENARQIAESVR
- a CDS encoding SoxR reducing system RseC family protein, with protein sequence MIEEIATVMKSQTDGVWLKTQSVSSCNACQANNDCGTGVVAKALTPRENLFFVKSPLQLLEGQKVKIAVSEQHLLSAAALLYLLPLFCLIAVAALLSRLQLAESAIVLGSLTALLAGFGVARFFSGPAAQQEQIEILAVLPELAVQHIRITD
- the lepA gene encoding translation elongation factor 4; amino-acid sequence: MPKITHIRNFSVIAHIDHGKSTLSDRLIQFCGGLTDREMQAQVLDSMDLERERGITIKAQSVTLHYKAKDGETYQLNFIDTPGHVDFTYEVSRSLAACEGALLVVDAGQGVEAQTVANCYTALEMNLEVLPILNKIDLPQADPDRVAEEIEDIIGIEAIGAVQCSAKTGLGIEDVLETIVANIPCPEGDVDGPTQALIIDSWFDPYQGVVSLVRVKHGKIQLKDKIKVMSTGMVYEVDKVGVFTPKANNTGILSTGEVGFVICGIKEIKGAPVGDTLTLSKNSATEPLPGFKRIKPQVYAGVFPVSSDDYEDFRDALEKLSLNDSSLFYEPESSGALGFGFRIGFLGMLHMEIIQERLEREYDLDLITTAPTVVYEVITKNGETVMVDNPSALPPVGNIDEIREPIVEAHILVPQEYLGNVINLCIEKRGVQMNMTYHGRQVAVVYELPMAEVVMDFFDRLKSTSRGYASLDYAFKRFQTSEMSRVDILINGERVDALAIISHKDFAQGRGRELAEKLKELIPRQMFDIAIQAAIGAHVIARTTVKQLRKNVLAKCYGGDISRKKKLLQKQKDGKKRMKQVGNVEVPQEAFLAILKVGK
- the lepB gene encoding signal peptidase I, encoding MAGYFAIFLVVLTLASGLIWLIDILVFAPKRKVKVATAQAAAAGGLPLHAIEQLEKPSYLAETAKEIFPLILAITIIRSFLYEPFQIPSGSMMPTLLVGDFILVEKFSYDVKDPVWRKPLITTGRPERGDVIVFKYPEQPTIDFIKRTVGLPGDRIVYKNKQLFIQPACTAADKSTCPGLKAVPLTLQAEGEFMDGELPTKRYSEQFGEHKHDILQHPFKSEQLMNYYKQPGTAIEEFIVPEGHYFALGDNRDNSRDSRFWGFVPEENLVGKAVFIWMSFEFSDDPDNWLPAWVPVGVRFERLGKIN
- the rnc gene encoding ribonuclease III, with the translated sequence MQKPVSGLMKKLGYQFQQVALLEQALTHRSCKGEHNERLEFLGDALLSMVIAEALYLHFPKAREGDLTRMRSSLVKGVTLAEIAKELELAEFLRLGPGEMKSGGLRRESIQADAVEAILGAIFLDAGIEACKERILSWYGSRLTGIQPGVQKDSKTQLQEYLQGRRLPLPLYEVIDTQGDDHDQVFTVRCTVQGRAPVIASGNSRRKAEQDSARILLEQVKNDL
- the era gene encoding GTPase Era; the encoded protein is MTSETFAGLVAIVGRPNVGKSTLLNQLVGQKVSITSRKPQTTRHRIVGIDTQDNYQTVYVDTPGLHIEEKRAINRLMNKAAASTILDVELIIFVVEGTRWTDDDQMVLNRLIAAKKPVLLVVNKVDLYKDKEDLLPHLQWLGSQLEFQQIIPLSAEKGTNVQTLRELVQKQLPPCEFFFPEEYVTDRSSRFMASEIVREKLMRFLGDELPYAVTVEIERFKWEEKHYHIAALVLVERDTQKQMVIGKKGERIKTIATEARKDMETLFEQPVFLQVWVKVKSGWADDERALRSLGYGED
- the recO gene encoding DNA repair protein RecO yields the protein MDNRSWPAFILHSRAFKEQQLLLQLLVPELGRVSAVIRKSSSKKQQRLSLQPFQLLQLELLGRSELKTVSKAEEAGPAFLLQGEKLFGAMYLNELICRLWPENVGSDALFELYQRSLQQLLTEDLEPCLRQFEFSLLTELGQPVDWDYDSEGEAMQDGALYQWWPEQGWQIAGKGWKGEILKAIGQQQWQQDDVLRAAKQLSRLLLAPLLGSKPLTSRALFQPIRN